In bacterium, a single genomic region encodes these proteins:
- a CDS encoding DUF1684 domain-containing protein — protein sequence MFKNLKLLIQPIILCIAILIGCQKVMTTVPPTEIEDLLKRRTEKDAYFLGAESPLSDSLKKHFHGLNYFPEDSTYRFWIKLNKYDNPRELEMLTSKGKRKHYIEYGYFEFELNGTVNRLNVFKANPPIEGHENYLFIPFKDATTGKETYDAGRYLDLEEKPDDRYVLDFNLAYNPWCAYSNNYNCPYPPKENLLSIEIRAGEKRFEH from the coding sequence TTGTTTAAAAACCTGAAGTTATTGATTCAACCAATAATTCTATGCATTGCAATTCTGATTGGATGTCAGAAGGTAATGACGACTGTGCCACCTACTGAAATTGAAGATCTTTTAAAAAGACGTACCGAGAAAGACGCCTATTTTTTAGGCGCGGAATCGCCGTTAAGTGACAGTCTAAAAAAACATTTTCACGGATTGAATTATTTCCCCGAAGATTCTACATATCGTTTTTGGATTAAACTGAATAAATATGACAACCCCCGTGAGCTTGAAATGTTGACGTCAAAGGGAAAACGAAAACACTATATTGAATACGGCTATTTTGAATTTGAGTTAAACGGAACTGTCAATCGGCTGAATGTGTTTAAGGCCAACCCTCCTATTGAAGGCCATGAAAATTATCTGTTCATTCCTTTTAAAGATGCAACTACGGGAAAAGAAACATACGATGCAGGTCGTTATTTGGATTTAGAAGAAAAGCCCGATGATAGGTACGTTTTGGATTTTAATCTGGCCTATAATCCGTGGTGTGCATACAGTAATAACTACAACTGTCCTTACCCTCCTAAAGAAAACCTACTTTCAATTGAGATCCGCGCCGGTGAAAAGCGTTTTGAACATTAG
- a CDS encoding acetate kinase, whose translation MNILVLNTGSSSVKFQVIETNLELIEKNADRKIASGLIDRIGSESIITFRVHETEATYKQTAPIRDHKIAVDKIIKWIVSKEANLSTIKSLTDIHAVGHRVVHGGETLTASVLLDDAVIREIEDCIELAPLHNPANLKGIYAVQEIFGKGIKQVAVFDTAFHHTIPDYAYLYAIPYQLYRRYKIRRYGFHGTSHRYVAYRYRTINHIEKDKVNLITLHLGNGCSICAIKNGKSFDTSMGMTPLEGLVMGTRSGDLDPAIIQFLTLKEGYSLAEVETIFNKQSGLLGISGLTNDMRELIAEADEHDDRRAKLAIEIFCYRVRKYIGAYAATMGGIDGIVFTGGIGENSDRIRQKICEGLDWFGVKPDQNANKNLNAGKEGKFSASESKVTLWVIPTNEELLIARDTVRCIEKNKQN comes from the coding sequence ATGAATATTCTTGTATTGAATACGGGTAGTTCTTCGGTGAAATTTCAAGTTATCGAAACGAATCTAGAGCTTATCGAAAAAAATGCCGATCGGAAAATCGCTTCCGGTTTAATTGATCGGATAGGCAGTGAATCAATTATTACATTTCGTGTTCATGAGACGGAAGCAACTTATAAACAAACCGCTCCAATCCGCGATCATAAAATCGCCGTCGACAAAATTATCAAGTGGATCGTTTCAAAAGAAGCTAATCTCAGTACGATCAAATCCCTCACCGATATCCACGCCGTCGGGCATAGAGTCGTTCACGGAGGTGAAACTTTAACCGCATCGGTTTTGCTCGACGATGCTGTGATCAGAGAAATTGAAGATTGTATTGAACTGGCTCCATTACACAATCCAGCGAATCTGAAAGGCATCTATGCCGTTCAGGAAATTTTCGGTAAAGGTATCAAGCAAGTTGCAGTATTTGATACGGCATTTCATCATACAATTCCCGATTATGCATATCTGTACGCCATTCCCTACCAATTGTATCGCCGTTATAAAATACGTCGCTATGGATTTCACGGTACTTCTCACCGGTACGTCGCCTATCGCTACCGCACTATCAATCACATTGAAAAAGACAAAGTTAATCTCATCACATTGCATCTTGGAAATGGCTGTTCGATTTGTGCGATTAAAAACGGAAAATCTTTTGATACATCCATGGGTATGACGCCGCTTGAGGGATTGGTTATGGGTACACGATCCGGTGATTTGGATCCGGCAATCATTCAATTTTTAACATTGAAAGAAGGTTATTCGCTTGCCGAGGTCGAAACAATTTTTAACAAACAATCGGGGCTTTTGGGTATTTCGGGTTTAACTAATGATATGCGAGAATTAATAGCTGAAGCCGATGAACATGATGATCGCCGTGCAAAACTCGCCATTGAAATTTTCTGTTATCGTGTCAGAAAATACATTGGCGCATATGCAGCAACAATGGGCGGGATTGATGGGATAGTTTTTACGGGCGGCATCGGTGAAAATTCAGACAGGATACGTCAAAAAATATGTGAAGGCCTGGATTGGTTTGGAGTGAAACCGGATCAAAATGCCAATAAGAATCTCAATGCCGGAAAAGAAGGCAAATTCTCTGCATCCGAATCAAAAGTTACACTTTGGGTGATCCCGACAAATGAAGAACTTTTAATCGCTCGCGACACCGTACGGTGCATAGAAAAGAACAAACAAAACTAA
- a CDS encoding RtcB family protein — protein sequence MKIINKIPVWNTPDENALRQILTCAKDESVAGAALMADHHKGYSMPIGGVVAYRNKVSPSGVGYDISCGNKAIKTDLTHSDIRHNIKSIMDEIFSRISFGIGRVNEEKVDDPLFDLPVWREIPYLKKFRSLAEAQLGTVGSGNHFIDILVDQDDQIWVADHFGSRGLGHRIATGFMNLAHGRKFEDSPRGENMDAPATVLDLRSQLGQDYWQCMELAGRYAYAGRDWVCDRVLKILGAKPLEQIHNHHNFAWEESHNGEKLIVVRKGATPAFPGQKGFIGGSMGDNSVIIEGIEHQESQLSFYSTVHGAGRVMSRRAAAGKWHKNKRGHRVRSGGEVSDGMMLSWIKEKGVELRGAGVDESPHCYRRLNEVLNEHQNSIKILYVLRPIGVAMAGEDVFDPYKD from the coding sequence ATGAAAATTATTAATAAAATACCTGTCTGGAACACTCCTGATGAAAACGCCTTAAGACAAATTCTGACGTGCGCCAAAGATGAGAGTGTTGCCGGCGCAGCTTTGATGGCCGATCATCATAAAGGTTATTCAATGCCGATCGGCGGCGTTGTGGCGTACCGTAACAAAGTATCTCCATCGGGCGTCGGTTATGACATTTCCTGTGGAAACAAAGCAATTAAAACTGATCTGACGCACAGTGATATTCGTCATAATATCAAATCCATCATGGATGAGATATTCAGTCGAATCAGTTTTGGAATTGGCAGGGTGAATGAAGAAAAAGTCGATGATCCGTTGTTTGACTTGCCTGTCTGGCGTGAAATTCCTTATCTCAAGAAGTTTAGAAGTCTGGCTGAAGCCCAATTAGGAACGGTTGGTAGCGGCAATCATTTTATCGATATTTTGGTGGACCAAGACGATCAGATTTGGGTAGCTGATCATTTTGGATCGAGAGGTTTAGGACACAGAATTGCAACAGGTTTTATGAATCTCGCGCACGGAAGGAAATTTGAAGATTCACCTCGTGGTGAAAATATGGATGCACCGGCAACTGTTCTCGATTTGCGGTCACAGCTCGGCCAGGATTATTGGCAATGTATGGAACTTGCGGGACGTTATGCTTATGCCGGACGCGATTGGGTGTGTGATCGGGTTTTAAAAATTCTTGGCGCAAAGCCACTCGAACAAATTCATAATCACCATAATTTCGCATGGGAAGAAAGCCATAATGGCGAGAAACTAATTGTCGTACGTAAAGGCGCAACGCCGGCATTTCCCGGTCAAAAAGGCTTTATTGGCGGTTCTATGGGCGATAATTCGGTTATTATTGAAGGAATTGAACATCAGGAAAGCCAGTTATCATTTTATTCGACGGTGCATGGGGCCGGCCGTGTCATGAGCCGTCGCGCTGCTGCCGGTAAATGGCACAAAAACAAAAGAGGCCACCGTGTGCGCAGTGGCGGTGAAGTAAGCGATGGTATGATGCTTTCGTGGATTAAAGAAAAAGGCGTGGAGTTACGCGGCGCCGGTGTAGATGAATCTCCCCATTGCTACCGACGATTGAATGAAGTCCTCAATGAACACCAGAATTCTATCAAAATTTTATATGTTCTTCGCCCCATCGGTGTAGCTATGGCCGGTGAAGATGTGTTTGATCCTTATAAAGACTAG
- a CDS encoding HAMP domain-containing histidine kinase, which yields MNISFIDNLIHYNVHEIDAFYKETPDAVEEFTVQQNRLNLRNAIVFIWIVIISQMIVGIGRLVGEWGFPYYNTALIGLCFLLLWLIRVPFFIKNITNVALILFCSWAITFPFFIIRLGGYNAPTYPIYWLMIVYILVFFYFSIKHYLLLFGIIFLSNISIFFLHADFSLDEFLYRQVVMLLFVSVGIAGSYINVHLRKKDFYNQFVLKSQKQQLQTAYKQLEEKELQLIQSEKMASLGKMTAGLAHEINNPLGFIHGNLQTINDYLNDIKKLLELYERPGSRNEIEEFKKSIQYDFLLDDLHKTVESCERGSSRIATIVNNLKSFSRLDEAEQKKANVADCVESALNQALSKDAGIKISRNFDKLPEIECYPSQLNQAFFALIQNAVDAIGSAENGQIILKGSLDKDRLVIEISDNGFGIPDGIREKIFDPFFTTKSVGKGTGLGLSMAYGIIQRHQGQIHFTSVTGKGTSFFVELPV from the coding sequence GTGAATATTTCCTTTATAGACAACTTGATTCATTATAATGTGCATGAGATTGATGCATTTTATAAAGAGACACCCGATGCAGTTGAAGAATTTACAGTACAACAAAATCGATTAAATTTACGCAATGCTATAGTCTTTATCTGGATAGTAATTATCAGCCAAATGATTGTGGGTATAGGGAGATTGGTCGGTGAGTGGGGATTTCCATACTATAATACTGCCTTGATTGGATTGTGTTTCTTGCTGTTGTGGCTTATTCGGGTTCCTTTTTTTATAAAAAACATTACTAACGTTGCTTTGATCCTTTTTTGCAGTTGGGCAATTACTTTTCCTTTTTTTATTATTCGATTGGGTGGATATAATGCGCCCACATATCCAATTTATTGGCTGATGATCGTCTATATTCTTGTATTTTTTTATTTTTCAATTAAGCATTATCTCTTGTTGTTCGGAATTATTTTTCTGTCAAACATATCGATTTTTTTTCTGCACGCTGATTTCTCATTGGACGAATTTTTATACAGACAAGTTGTAATGTTATTGTTCGTTTCAGTCGGAATTGCCGGATCCTACATCAATGTTCATTTGCGAAAAAAAGATTTTTACAATCAATTTGTTCTCAAAAGTCAGAAGCAGCAATTACAGACAGCATATAAGCAACTGGAAGAAAAAGAACTTCAATTGATTCAATCTGAAAAAATGGCTTCGTTGGGGAAAATGACGGCAGGATTAGCTCATGAAATCAACAATCCATTGGGGTTTATACATGGTAATCTACAAACAATCAACGACTATCTGAACGATATTAAAAAGCTTTTGGAGCTTTATGAACGACCTGGAAGCCGGAATGAAATCGAGGAATTTAAAAAAAGCATTCAATACGATTTTTTGCTAGACGATTTACATAAAACTGTTGAATCGTGTGAACGAGGATCTTCCAGAATCGCGACTATCGTAAATAATTTAAAAAGCTTTTCACGACTTGATGAAGCCGAACAAAAAAAAGCTAATGTTGCTGACTGTGTTGAATCAGCATTGAACCAGGCATTAAGTAAAGATGCGGGAATAAAAATTTCCCGTAATTTTGACAAATTGCCTGAAATAGAATGTTATCCTTCACAATTGAATCAGGCTTTTTTTGCATTAATTCAAAATGCTGTTGATGCAATAGGTTCGGCTGAAAACGGGCAAATTATACTTAAAGGATCTCTTGATAAGGATCGCCTTGTTATTGAAATTTCGGACAACGGCTTCGGAATTCCTGATGGCATACGTGAAAAAATATTTGATCCATTCTTCACGACCAAAAGCGTTGGCAAAGGCACGGGATTGGGTTTGTCAATGGCTTACGGCATTATCCAAAGACATCAGGGTCAAATCCACTTTACAAGTGTCACCGGAAAAGGGACTTCTTTTTTTGTAGAACTGCCTGTTTGA
- the alaS gene encoding alanine--tRNA ligase, translating into MPGATSQQIRSDFIKFFEKHGHKFVTSSSVVPLDDPTLLFTNAGMNQFKPIFLGSTKSDYTRAVNSQKCIRVSGKHNDLEEVGHDTYHHTFFEMLGNWSFGDYYKKEAITWAWELFTKEWGLPKERLYATVYKDDTEAEELWKQVTDINPSHVMRFGEKDNFWEMGETGPCGPCSEIHIDLTPNGDGGRLVNAGSSDVIELWNLVFIQYNRNADRSLTPLPSKHVDTGAGFERVVRVLQNKQSNYDIDIFTDIIHGIESRTKKSYETAVTQPSFRVIADHLRMLTFSITDGAVPGNDGRGYVLRRILRRASMYGRKLDMREPFIHDLVKYVVQSMGDAFPEIKSRQSFVEKVIKTEEENFNRTLDRGIEVFEDVVRQVEKKGFKMIAGDDVFKLYDTYGFPFDLTRVMAAERGLSVDENQFTEAMTKQKERSREEGKKKFVAADIKWKQVNQDVKTKFLGYDTLASEAHLIKYHRDGHQLQLILDQTPFYAESGGQVGDKGVIEFNGTKLEVWDTQKINDVTIHFVDDPEDLNIENYSAVQLKVLPEHRNPTIKNHSATHLLHAALRSVLGDHVHQAGSVVEPSRLRFDFSHFEKLSVEQIEQIERIVNQKIRENIPLQHHRNIPISQAKQMGALSFFGDKYGEWVNVVQFGEFSKEFCGGTHVPSTGFIGFFKIISESSIASGVRRIEAVTGELAEKMIHEALEISDKLQALLTCKSNEIIDRVGHLITERKNLEKELGQVNLKIAALEIDTLIKNAREINGFKVVSEKVDLPQGVELKSMGDSLREKLKSGVGVLAASNNGNIAFVCVVTDDLIKSKNLNAGNLIKEIAKIAGGSGGGRPHLATAGGKEVDKLKEALNKLFELVK; encoded by the coding sequence TTGCCAGGCGCAACTTCACAACAAATTCGTTCTGATTTTATCAAATTTTTTGAAAAACATGGGCACAAATTCGTAACGTCCAGTTCCGTTGTACCATTAGATGATCCGACCTTATTATTTACCAATGCCGGAATGAATCAGTTTAAGCCGATTTTTCTCGGTTCTACAAAATCCGACTATACGCGTGCGGTTAATTCACAAAAATGTATTCGTGTCAGTGGAAAACATAATGACTTGGAAGAAGTTGGCCACGATACGTATCACCACACTTTTTTTGAGATGCTGGGTAATTGGTCATTCGGAGACTATTATAAAAAAGAAGCGATTACTTGGGCGTGGGAACTTTTTACTAAAGAGTGGGGATTACCCAAAGAGCGGCTCTATGCAACCGTTTACAAGGATGATACGGAAGCGGAAGAGCTTTGGAAACAGGTAACCGATATCAATCCATCCCATGTGATGCGGTTTGGCGAAAAGGATAATTTCTGGGAAATGGGTGAAACCGGGCCGTGCGGCCCATGCTCGGAAATTCATATTGATCTTACTCCGAATGGAGATGGCGGTAGACTAGTGAATGCCGGCTCATCGGATGTCATCGAATTATGGAACTTGGTCTTTATACAATACAACCGTAATGCCGATCGTAGCTTGACACCATTACCATCGAAGCATGTAGATACAGGCGCCGGATTTGAGCGCGTAGTGCGAGTTCTGCAGAATAAACAGTCCAACTATGATATTGACATATTTACCGATATCATTCACGGCATTGAATCACGCACTAAAAAATCGTACGAGACAGCCGTTACACAGCCGTCGTTTCGCGTTATTGCTGATCATCTTAGAATGTTGACTTTTTCAATTACGGATGGCGCCGTACCGGGCAATGATGGACGCGGATATGTATTACGTCGAATTCTGCGACGCGCTTCGATGTACGGACGCAAATTGGATATGCGCGAACCTTTTATACATGATCTTGTAAAATACGTCGTACAATCAATGGGCGATGCTTTTCCGGAAATTAAATCCCGCCAATCCTTTGTAGAAAAAGTAATTAAAACTGAAGAAGAAAATTTTAATCGTACACTGGATAGAGGAATCGAAGTTTTCGAAGATGTTGTCCGGCAGGTGGAGAAAAAAGGCTTCAAAATGATTGCGGGCGACGATGTATTTAAATTATATGATACTTACGGCTTTCCATTCGATTTAACACGCGTCATGGCTGCGGAAAGAGGATTAAGCGTTGATGAAAATCAGTTTACCGAAGCAATGACGAAACAAAAAGAACGTTCACGCGAGGAAGGCAAAAAGAAATTCGTTGCAGCCGACATTAAATGGAAACAAGTCAATCAGGATGTTAAAACTAAATTCCTTGGTTACGATACATTGGCTTCAGAAGCACACCTGATCAAGTACCATCGCGATGGACATCAATTACAATTAATATTAGATCAGACGCCGTTTTATGCAGAATCGGGAGGACAAGTTGGAGACAAAGGCGTGATTGAATTCAATGGCACAAAATTGGAAGTGTGGGATACTCAAAAAATAAACGATGTGACTATTCATTTCGTTGATGATCCGGAAGATTTGAACATTGAAAATTATTCGGCTGTACAGTTAAAAGTATTACCAGAGCACAGGAATCCTACGATCAAAAACCATTCGGCGACGCATCTTTTACACGCAGCGTTGCGCTCTGTATTGGGAGATCATGTGCACCAAGCCGGAAGCGTTGTCGAACCTAGCCGCTTGCGGTTTGACTTTTCACATTTTGAAAAGCTTTCGGTCGAACAAATCGAGCAGATTGAGCGAATTGTTAATCAAAAAATTCGTGAAAACATCCCGTTACAGCATCATCGGAATATTCCGATTAGTCAAGCCAAACAAATGGGAGCGTTATCATTTTTCGGCGATAAATATGGCGAATGGGTTAATGTCGTACAATTTGGGGAATTTAGTAAAGAATTCTGTGGTGGAACCCATGTGCCATCAACCGGTTTTATAGGCTTTTTCAAAATAATATCCGAATCAAGTATTGCATCGGGAGTACGCCGAATTGAGGCGGTGACCGGAGAATTAGCAGAAAAAATGATCCATGAGGCTTTAGAAATTTCTGACAAATTGCAAGCTTTACTGACCTGTAAATCGAATGAGATTATTGATCGCGTAGGCCATTTGATTACCGAACGAAAAAATCTTGAAAAAGAATTAGGACAAGTGAATCTAAAAATAGCGGCATTGGAGATCGATACTTTGATCAAAAATGCACGCGAAATCAACGGTTTCAAAGTCGTCTCAGAGAAAGTCGATTTGCCGCAAGGGGTTGAACTTAAATCGATGGGAGACAGTCTTCGTGAAAAACTGAAATCCGGCGTGGGGGTTCTAGCCGCATCAAACAACGGAAATATTGCTTTCGTGTGTGTAGTTACTGACGATCTGATCAAATCGAAAAATTTGAACGCCGGTAACTTAATCAAAGAAATTGCCAAAATAGCCGGTGGAAGCGGCGGGGGACGTCCACATCTGGCAACGGCCGGAGGAAAAGAAGTCGATAAGCTGAAAGAAGCTTTGAATAAATTATTTGAGCTAGTGAAATAG
- the glmM gene encoding phosphoglucosamine mutase, producing the protein MISVSGIRGIVGEGLTPEIITKYASAFGTWANGGKIVIGRDSRVSGEMVRMAVVAGLLATGCRVIDIGIVSTPTTEIAVKNLKAYGGIAITASHNPVNWNALKLIGPKGLFLDQAQGNEVIELALKENILYQHWDRLGKIEYYDYAIQNHIDQILELEYLNVTQIKDRKFKVAVDCVNGAGGIFIPKLLQELGCDVVILNEEPHGIFPRNPEPVVENLGQLSNAVLEFKADIGLAVDPDVDRLAIVDENGQPIGEEYTLALATDFILSKQSGSVVINASTSMVIDDIAQKYGSTVFRTKIGEINVSTKMQEKNAVIGGEGNGGVILPEIHFGRDAATGIALILQHLCSTGKKVSELKQTLPQYAMIKTKIELSKVNADEVLQRITHKNNAQKVDKTDGVKLIYDHSWIHFRKSNTEPILRTIVEARTPQEAEALLSSFTSFFK; encoded by the coding sequence ATGATTAGTGTTTCAGGAATCCGCGGAATTGTCGGCGAAGGCCTCACTCCCGAAATAATAACAAAGTATGCTTCGGCGTTTGGAACATGGGCAAACGGCGGAAAAATTGTAATCGGTCGTGATTCACGGGTCAGTGGCGAAATGGTACGCATGGCGGTCGTCGCCGGATTATTGGCAACCGGTTGCCGTGTTATCGATATCGGAATTGTTTCAACGCCTACCACTGAAATTGCCGTAAAAAACCTTAAAGCTTATGGTGGAATTGCTATTACAGCCAGTCATAATCCGGTAAACTGGAACGCCTTAAAACTGATCGGTCCTAAAGGACTCTTCCTCGATCAAGCTCAGGGCAATGAAGTTATTGAATTGGCTTTGAAAGAGAATATACTGTATCAACATTGGGACCGGCTTGGAAAAATTGAATATTATGATTACGCGATTCAAAATCATATCGATCAAATACTTGAACTGGAGTATTTAAATGTCACACAGATAAAAGATCGCAAATTTAAAGTTGCCGTTGATTGCGTCAATGGAGCCGGTGGAATTTTTATTCCTAAACTTCTGCAGGAACTGGGATGCGATGTTGTAATTTTAAATGAAGAGCCACACGGAATTTTTCCAAGAAACCCGGAACCGGTCGTCGAAAATCTCGGCCAATTATCCAATGCTGTTCTTGAGTTCAAAGCGGATATAGGATTGGCCGTCGATCCTGATGTTGACCGGCTGGCAATTGTAGATGAAAATGGTCAGCCTATCGGAGAGGAATATACATTGGCATTAGCAACCGATTTTATATTGTCGAAACAATCCGGTTCTGTAGTTATCAATGCTTCCACTAGCATGGTCATTGATGATATCGCACAAAAATATGGTAGTACCGTATTTCGTACTAAAATTGGCGAGATCAATGTTTCTACTAAAATGCAAGAAAAGAATGCCGTCATCGGAGGAGAAGGCAATGGAGGGGTTATTTTGCCCGAAATCCATTTCGGACGTGACGCGGCAACGGGAATTGCTCTCATATTACAGCATCTCTGTTCCACAGGAAAAAAAGTTAGTGAACTGAAGCAAACATTACCTCAGTACGCAATGATCAAAACAAAAATTGAATTAAGTAAAGTTAACGCTGACGAAGTTTTGCAGCGAATTACGCATAAAAATAATGCTCAAAAAGTAGATAAAACTGACGGAGTCAAACTGATTTACGACCATTCATGGATTCATTTTAGAAAATCGAATACTGAGCCCATCCTTCGAACGATTGTAGAGGCACGTACGCCGCAAGAAGCCGAAGCGCTATTGTCGTCGTTTACCTCATTTTTTAAATAA
- a CDS encoding DUF1349 domain-containing protein, which yields MRMVLLSLVIAGSLLAQKPDWVNNPGTFAAENFVAVGVAKNDKLDKAKEKAESKAMKGIEKMLKNKYKNKDIKPALASMRIHATWQDPATKYFYALALLPIEAIDKDYAGQKKLDKAKSSAMSATKMLMGMTNDPDVVIIKAEEGNDEIAESSDNDEESGVETKSEEQNEDQAVQTESKSEKKEMMTTVSGNGNQTDFKNKSLGNFKWIDQDGNSKSSFLGENLTATVAGYENFKPEEGNKKAPRLEYPNVTGDFSIETKFRYDWAKYYSFGVGLYALNGKQYVRTYVEYHGEYVYLNGYANDITLPQTEKRIEHLKTPVYFKLERKGYTFTAYYSTIDGDWIEIANVETEFPETAGVGIFFMNDDNDTAQCKVEYVKLKQ from the coding sequence ATGAGAATGGTGTTATTATCTCTTGTAATTGCGGGAAGCCTTTTGGCTCAAAAACCCGATTGGGTAAACAACCCCGGTACATTTGCCGCTGAAAATTTCGTAGCCGTAGGTGTTGCAAAAAATGATAAACTCGATAAAGCAAAAGAAAAAGCCGAAAGCAAAGCGATGAAGGGCATTGAAAAAATGCTCAAAAATAAATACAAAAACAAAGACATCAAACCGGCCTTAGCCTCTATGCGTATTCATGCAACGTGGCAGGATCCAGCGACAAAATATTTTTATGCTTTAGCTCTATTACCAATTGAAGCCATTGACAAAGATTATGCCGGACAGAAAAAATTAGATAAAGCAAAATCCAGCGCCATGAGCGCAACCAAAATGCTCATGGGAATGACGAATGATCCGGATGTCGTAATCATCAAAGCCGAAGAAGGTAACGATGAAATAGCCGAATCTTCGGATAATGACGAAGAATCCGGTGTCGAGACAAAATCCGAAGAACAAAACGAAGACCAAGCGGTTCAAACCGAAAGTAAGAGCGAGAAAAAGGAAATGATGACGACCGTTTCAGGCAATGGAAACCAGACAGATTTTAAAAATAAATCTCTTGGCAACTTTAAATGGATTGATCAAGACGGTAACTCGAAGAGTTCGTTCTTAGGAGAAAACTTGACCGCGACAGTTGCCGGTTACGAAAATTTCAAACCTGAAGAGGGTAATAAAAAAGCTCCACGTTTAGAGTATCCTAATGTAACAGGAGATTTTTCCATTGAAACTAAATTCCGTTATGATTGGGCTAAATACTATAGTTTTGGTGTGGGTTTATATGCATTGAACGGCAAGCAATATGTGAGAACGTATGTTGAATACCACGGCGAATATGTTTATTTAAACGGTTATGCTAACGATATTACTTTACCGCAAACCGAAAAAAGAATTGAACATTTAAAAACGCCGGTCTATTTTAAATTAGAACGAAAAGGTTATACATTTACGGCATATTACAGCACAATAGACGGAGATTGGATTGAAATAGCGAACGTGGAAACTGAATTTCCTGAAACGGCCGGTGTTGGAATATTTTTTATGAATGATGACAACGATACGGCCCAGTGCAAAGTTGAATATGTCAAGTTAAAACAATAA
- a CDS encoding SDR family oxidoreductase yields the protein MKLKYPNYPVALVTGSGRRLGRKIAVALAKNGFDIVINYNSADSGAKKAVDEIHSLGRKCICIKADVSKKLQVQKMFRSLYTKFGRLDLLVNNAAIFPKAFVLEKTPEEVWDQVIDINLKGTFLCAQEAAKIMLKQKSGHIINLASLGGYLAWTQHIPYNVSKAGVIMLTKSMAKALAPDIRVNAVAPGTIIIPNEETGIDHQPSIERIPLKKYGKPSDITDMIIFLAHSSDYITGQVFSIDGGVTVL from the coding sequence ATGAAATTAAAATATCCCAATTATCCTGTTGCGCTTGTAACGGGCTCGGGAAGGCGATTAGGAAGGAAAATAGCCGTTGCCTTAGCTAAAAATGGATTCGATATCGTTATTAATTATAATTCAGCCGATAGTGGTGCTAAGAAGGCCGTTGATGAAATTCATTCTCTCGGTCGTAAATGTATTTGTATTAAAGCGGATGTCTCAAAAAAGCTGCAGGTTCAAAAAATGTTTCGGTCATTATATACAAAATTTGGGCGTTTAGATTTGTTGGTCAATAATGCAGCAATCTTCCCTAAAGCCTTTGTGTTGGAGAAAACGCCTGAAGAAGTATGGGACCAAGTTATCGATATCAATTTGAAAGGTACCTTTTTGTGCGCGCAAGAAGCTGCGAAAATCATGCTTAAACAGAAATCCGGCCATATCATTAATTTAGCATCATTGGGAGGATACTTAGCGTGGACCCAGCATATTCCTTATAACGTGTCCAAAGCGGGAGTGATCATGTTGACTAAATCCATGGCCAAAGCGCTTGCACCTGATATCCGCGTCAATGCTGTAGCTCCAGGTACGATTATTATTCCAAATGAGGAAACCGGTATCGATCATCAGCCTTCCATTGAACGAATACCACTTAAAAAATATGGCAAACCGTCCGATATTACCGACATGATTATTTTTCTCGCACATTCATCTGATTATATAACCGGTCAAGTCTTTTCTATCGATGGGGGAGTTACGGTTTTATAA
- a CDS encoding HEPN domain-containing protein: MHIKIIQYYFFLQSAMQIDDRYRTGVLLQKADETLGHAELHIQAERFEDAILSCYHSVFFTLRAFLKKNHTEPEKTSDSILIFKQNYIDNNIIPIRYYELLLTIVKKIQTDNDVADVHDAQKIFNDSESFYNYITDKI; encoded by the coding sequence TTGCATATCAAAATTATCCAATACTATTTTTTTCTTCAGTCAGCCATGCAGATCGATGACCGATACAGAACCGGGGTTTTATTACAAAAAGCCGATGAAACCCTAGGTCATGCGGAATTACATATTCAGGCAGAACGCTTTGAGGATGCAATTCTAAGTTGCTACCATAGCGTTTTTTTTACATTGCGTGCTTTTCTGAAAAAAAATCATACTGAACCCGAAAAAACGTCCGATTCAATCCTGATTTTCAAACAGAACTACATCGATAATAACATCATTCCGATACGCTATTATGAACTACTACTTACTATCGTAAAAAAAATTCAAACTGACAATGACGTGGCTGACGTGCATGATGCTCAAAAAATTTTTAACGATTCGGAATCTTTTTACAATTACATTACCGATAAAATATGA